The proteins below come from a single Bombyx mori chromosome 19, ASM3026992v2 genomic window:
- the LOC119630011 gene encoding uncharacterized protein LOC119630011, whose product MLQGLRVARCFSCCNTEGELHTFTDASEKAYACAVYWRQKADESTYHVTLLAGKARVTPLRPVSIPRLELQAALLGTRMAQAIADELDIAVGGRTYWTDSSTVLTWIKTDPRTFKPFVAHRLAEIEESTKPQEWRWVPGSQNPADDVTREAPADFDHTHQWFNGPEFLSWDESRWPKPRTFKQEPSGEEKEAFLVATARTADARPTPDPHRFSSWVRLLRATARVLQFIELCRPRKESACVSRQLKQQDPTWRTTRTKQPQSTWKLRTPEAPTEAWLPLDPPHLKKAEKILLRSSQGESFGEKDPERHPKLRRLDVVMEDGLLRLHGRIDAAQYIDADRKRPIVLDGKHVIARLLIKHYHEAFQHGNHATVMNEVRQRYWILGLRSIIRATAVRCQWCKVYRSTPRLPPTGDLPIERLRHGEPPFTCAAVDYFGPMTVTVGRRHEKRWGVLFTCLTTRAVHMELAASLTADSMLLALRRMAARRGMPKVIYSDNGTNFVGANKELKQAIENAREADVVSRAAQMNIKWKFIPPGAPNMGGAWERLVRSVKTALAVTLKERHPREEVLHTLLLEAEHVVNSRPLVAREESWESEALTPNHFLIGRSCGAPRIGDYRDEDLTGKRTWRVAQRMADHFWSRWVKEYLPTLLPRKIDGRAAGEDLQCGDTVLIVDSTLPRNTWPRGQVVHTYPGPDNRVRTVDVRTSGGLLKRPASKMILLVPATSDEPTPIESPRQGVGATHEGEDLDRDINM is encoded by the exons ATGCTGCAAGGCCTCCGAGTGGCAAGGTGCTTCTCGTGCTGCAACACTGAGGGGGAGCTGCACACGTTCACCGACGCCAGCGAGAAGGCCTACGCGTGTGCAGTCTATTGGCGTCAGAAGGCAGACGAGAGCACCTACCACGTCACGCTTCTAGCAGGGAAAGCCAGGGTGACCCCACTGAGACCAGTCTCTATCCCAAGGCTGGAGCTGCAAGCTGCGCTGCTGGGGACAAGGATGGCGCAGGCGATAGCGGACGAATTGGACATCGCGGTCGGTGGAAGGACGTACTGGACTGACTCCAGCACAGTCCTGACATGGATAAAGACCGACCCACGCACGTTCAAACCTTTCGTCGCGCACCGACTCGCCGAGATAGAAGAGTCAACGAAGCCCCAAGAATGGCGATGGGTGCCTGGCTCGCAAAACCCAGCAGACGACGTAACTAGAGAGGCGCCGGCGGATTTCGACCACACGCATCAGTGGTTTAATGGACCCGAGTTCCTGTCGTGGGATGAATCGCGCTGGCCCAAGCCGCGAACCTTCAAGCAAGAACCGTCTGGAGAAGAGAAAGAGGCCTTCCTGGTCGCCACGGCGAGGACCGCTGACGCTCGACCCACGCCCGATCCGCACAGATTCTCGAGCTGGGTCAGGTTATTGAGAGCAACAGCCAGGGTCCTCCAATTTATTGAGCTGTGTCGACCCCGGAAGGAGAGCGCCTGCGTGTCCAGACAATTGAAGCAGCAAGATCCCACGTGGAGGACGACACGAACGAAGCAACCCCAATCCACATGGAAGTTAAGGACCCCGGAAGCACCTACAGAAGCATGGCTGCCGCTTGATCCGCCCCACTTGAAGAAGGCGGAGAAGATCCTACTGAGAAGCAGCCAAGGAGAGAGCTTCGGTGAAAAAGATCCCGAACGTCACCCCAAGTTGCGACGGCTCGACGTCGTGATGGAAGATGGCCTGTTGCGCCTGCACGGACGTATCGACGCAGCGCAATACATAGATGCAGACCGCAAGCGACCGATCGTGCTGGACGGGAAGCACGTGATAGCGAGATTACTGATCAAACACTATCACGAGGCGTTCCAGCACGGTAACCACGCAACGGTGATGAACGAGGTGCGGCAGCGCTATTGGATCCTGGGTCTAAGATCGATCATTCGAGCGACGGCCGTCCGATGCCAGTGGTGCAAGGTCTATCGGAGTACACCACGACTACCGCCCACCGGAGACCTGCCGATAGAGCGGCTACGACATGGAGAGCCGCCGTTCACCTGTGCTGCcgtcgattacttcgggccgaTGACGGTGACTGTAGGACGACGTCACGAGAAGAGGTGGGGCGTGCTGTTCACATGCCTCACCACGAGAGCAGTCCACATGGAGCTAGCAGCGTCACTGACGGCAGACTCAATGCTGTTAGCGCTGCGCAGGATGGCTGCCCGACGAGGAATGCCCAAAGTCATTTACAGCGACAATGGGACTAACTTCGTCGGCGCTAACAAGGAGCTCAAGCAGGCAATCGAGAATGCAAGGGAAGCAGACGTCGTGTCACGGGCCGCTCAGATGAACATAAAATGGAAGTTCATCCCGCCAGGAGCGCCGAACATGGGAGGCGCGTGGGAACGTTTGGTGCGGTCCGTGAAGACCGCGCTGGCGGTCACACTGAAGGAAAGACACCCGAGGGAAGAAGTTCTGCACACTCTTCTGTTGGAGGCGGAGCACGTCGTCAACTCGCGACCTCTCGTCGCCAGGGAAGAGAGTTGGGAGTCAGAAGCACTCACGCCGAACCACTTCCTCATAGGGAGGTCCTGCGGAGCTCCGCGAATCGGCGACTACAGAGACGAAGACCTGACCGGCAAAAGGACATGGAGAGTGGCGCAGCGTATGGCGGACCACTTCTGGAGTAGGTGGGTCAAGGAATACCTACCTACGCTGCTGCCCAGGAAGATCGACGGGAGAGCAGCTGGCGAGGACTTGCAGTGTGGGGATACCGTCCTCATAGTGGACTCCACGCTGCCACGCAACACATGGCCGCGCGGGCAAGTTGTCCATACCTACCCAGGCCCCGACAACCGTGTACGAACTGTCGACGTCAGAACGAGCGGCGGTCTACTTAAGAGACCTGCCTCCAAGATGATCCTGCTGGTGCCTGCGACGAGCGACGAGCCCACGCCCATAGAGTCGCCACGACAAGGAGTCGGTGCTACGCACGAGGGGGAGgat TTGGACAGAGATATAAACATGTAA